The following are encoded together in the Malaya genurostris strain Urasoe2022 chromosome 3, Malgen_1.1, whole genome shotgun sequence genome:
- the LOC131437527 gene encoding uncharacterized protein LOC131437527 produces MWSNFELISIEDETVNSEFCTTGLFRISSEKLVERNPYVTGILQNRRLIISIDKTLVVFQDENCCNDGNFLDVSCDIECVVTSESGDLVLCALSNGMISGFHVRGLNLFNLSIHPDDYNANRTFAEIRHLNGSYFVQCCRGPVYQIVIDEGKLNESLKQLDISNMDNALNFDECIAIDRVFEKHFREISTAFVPIVRYDPEHDSPYTAFLSTSNESIYYQSKNCFEKFSLKPDYSGIKKVSNIGGCYIGLTNSGQLVEICAIVKLTSELSIPFKIDDFIIMECTEEAVELLLLTKPDESGLRLMKIVDFPSMDCKYELDMNEHVWLVQQPKSAVNIYYITGNAGDKRHVQEIEMKILSETQPSLRLDKLIRTGRLDEAEVFAKQFDLSLQLIHQAKVRHLLAKLASSRHSAAELLQEMFAKMMEILQMISDPSFLLAIRMFAIPERNIKKQFLQFLLDRIDKNCPEVGEINEQLLRLDTLKLIDPYEVDFEWQNFVYHPNLTKHCIELFKTDMAAACLIWSRHISSIILNMDALKIASLLKSIPEGTPPLQLIQWLMHFVPPILQHLPQMMRILVTFVIGKTKALQFSPFWPKIGLTFIEDVIVIFKDVKFPIMDMRLQYETNMEEMEHLSDALKDLTLLKEKFNLTTNFENYLQETKEHTAFRLLQTVQLSNLRRIVNEFLYPMFVGQEHRLQTSITQYIHFLISNQNISYWEERCVILVDVIHNEDSKLNVILDILKSSPAPWSATITPLMKYANTDHPIAAKILLEQRTQIVKIIKVKYGWPAKSQGCLRMLANRVLKMRDPSMLNDIKELTESAPEIAHPVDLNVMLRLAEYGEFAASIRYIDGLAEQRKQDCCRSTVEMLIQILDSTFAIDALTESYIELLRLLRSRCAPMTQSEIHDMLNIINLRKEFKLQATREQLVDDSDRQLLLESGIKYLISKIKEDRESFIPGLLGGMKRLTDGLSSDYLKGLYEILKLIDSVHVSCAILSRVVEIVDLNRNTHGNIQRLVALVLTQQMKCFVNSNANWELDPLTYPLADKLLRDCYNESIFEGMAKLELLRWVQLGSQYYEVDVLKEYGKRATIPEKIFAKLGALTNGANVSVRKSCKRDSLSTFDMVHTNDDAMEVSHNLDDQEMIIKCIGLGLQVVVSSLNTSKLEPPHVYFRELLTSIDVSTINSEFQSSLESLVKHKKYPAAVMLVQLVLSYQKETGVLIPAEFAENLKRKSLKYFLSQKEPDYNMAVFVLLHCEHRDKCLEYLRCNMLNESQRAAFHALLEFYYINIGEMEKAVEERGNRTRFRFFYELCKLDPSLKAKKTLSFHSITDLTKEMKSKSLSVDLLRKMSENFSWDYQQVLVSQIITTLSLQELEFEVSQDNFGKEVITIKTSPDSILRQCQPYINEVTNHVLLSSKLMKYVEEMNFYFYEMYICVLEIFSQINHIQEEMIIWKNILNYLMDGLTMKRTHRAGQIELDAWLKLQPDGGMLPKIAKYRLPFLLLIRHPLKALLKEEITIENYKKMLVLVELKARLENMDPHDLQDYFCKSAVINSISEYKIQAEELAPATGWHLQPVNNSFLQSILRVVDCVSDLSSKLFILYYVTNNAPEGADQVEAAYECYKFACQHEDDLASNVDAKDKIDKIIRKYPIFKTQHLLLQYGISDDKLLALVKNPRELINALYSETLQRKVDINSLVCEISKLHQIDIDAIQVTLIQKWLSIFGSGNDSSENMEETLYEDHNMSTDNSDVATSADEYVARAHYILKSWNKEKSVQFLITQLCTGDANIDAKKQLQIYDCFSKLIDDQCMTYVDVFNPNHYIVLKCIYFLKSLGFNNLTVSKFEETEKMGLLKRLWQSHATTSKGLEVIAYICLGYNIFVPQIWNGVLKQMSRTNMISHLTMLLDIVSAREQLITLEGYRMAWETVIKAPFRNASRNRSFEEDAVLAKSLIMLQKCPISASLNLMDIAEVCINANRVCMAAILVPYANDTQKPALTKLILNNMEPTLRQQILELEEFGIASVITRAVFSALNLNKQV; encoded by the exons ATGTGGTCCAACTTTGAACTAATTTCAATCGAAGATGAAACCGTCAACAGCGAATTTTGTACTACTGGTTTATTTCGTATTTCCAGTGAAAAATTG GTTGAAAGAAATCCGTATGTGACTGGAATCCTACAGAATCGTCGATTGATTATTTCAATCGATAAAACCTTAGTGGTGTTTCAGGATGAGAACTGCTgcaacgatggtaattttttagACGTTTCCTGTGATATAGAATGCGTCGTGACTTCGGAGAGTGGCGATTTGGTACTTTGTGCACTTTCTAACGGGATGATATCTGGGTTTCATGTTCGAGGATTGAACTTGTTTAATTT ATCCATCCATCCAGATGACTACAACGCGAACCGAACGTTTGCCGAAATTCGACATTTGAATGGGAGCTATTTCGTACAGTGCTGTAGAGGCCCAGTGTACCAGATTGTTATTGACGAAGGCAAACTAAACGAATCACTGAAACAATTGGATATAAGTAACATGGACAATGCACTGAATTTTGATGAATGCATCGCTATTGATCGGGTGTTCGAAAAACATTTTCGCGAGATAAGCACAGCTTTTGTACCGATTGTAAGATATGACCCAGAACACGATTCACCTTACACTGCATTTTTGTCAACGAGTAATGAATCAATTTACTATCAAAGCAAAAAttgtttcgaaaaattttctctgaaaccggATTATTCGGGTATCAAAAAGGTGTCTAACATAGGCGGTTGCTA TATCGGTTTAACCAACAGTGGACAGTTAGTTGAAATTTGTGCCATAGTGAAACTAACGTCGGAGCTTAGTATTCCCTTCAAAATAGATGACTTCATTATTATGGAATGTACGGAAGAAGCAGTTGAATTGCTACTGTTAACGAAACCAGATGAAAGCGGTTTGAGACTGatgaaaattgttgattttcctT CAATGGATTGTAAATACGAACTCGATATGAATGAACATGTATGGTTGGTTCAGCAGCCCAAAAGTGCTGTCAACATTTACTACATCACTGGAAATGCCGGGGACAAAAGGCATGTACAagagattgaaatgaaaattctaTCGGAAACACAACCATCGCTTCGATTGGACAAGTTAATCCGCACAGGCCGACTAGACGAAGCGGAAGTGTTTGCCAAACAGTTTGACCTTAGCTTGCAGTTGATCCACCAGGCAAAGGTTCGTCATCTATTGGCCAAACTGGCCTCCAGCAGGCATTCGGCAGCAGAACTGCTTCAGGAAATGTTTGCAAAAATGATGGAAATTTTGCAAATGATTAGCGACCCGTCTTTTTTGCTTGCCATTCGTATGTTTGCTATTCCCGAACGTAACATAAAAAAGCAGTTTCTTCAGTTTTTATTGGATAGAATAGAT aaaaattgtcCTGAAGTAGGTGAAATTAATGAACAGTTGCTTCGATTGGACACATTGAAGTTAATCGATCCTTACGAGGTCGATTTTGAATGGCAAAATTTTGTGTATCATCCAAATCTCACCAAGCATTGCATTGAATTGTTCAAAACCGACATGGCAGCGGCCTGTCTTATATGGTCTCGTCACATTTCTTCCATTATCTTAAACATGGACGCTCTGAAAATCGCCAGTCTACTGAAATCAATTCCGGAAGGTACACCTCCACTGCAATTAATCCAATGGTTAATGCACTTCGTGCCTCCAATTCTGCAGCATCTTCCTCAAATGATGCGCATTCTGGTAACGTTCGTGATTGGGAAAACAAAAGCCCTTCAGTTTTCGCCTTTCTGGCCGAAAATTGGACTCACTTTCATTGAAGATGTTATAGTAATTTTCAAAGACGTAAAGTTTCCAATCATGGATATGCGCCTACAGTACGAAACAAACATGGAAGAAATGGAACATCTGAGTGACGCTCTCAAGGATCTTACGTTGCTAAAAGAAAAATTCAATCTCACCACTAATTTCGAAAATTATCTCCAGGAAACCAAAGAGCACACGGCTTTTCGTCTATTGCAAACTGTGCAGCTTTCGAATCTGAGACGAATTGTAAATGAATTTTTGTATCCCATGTTTGTTGGTCAAGAACATCGACTACAAACCTCTATCACACAGTACATCCATTTTCTGATTTCcaaccaaaacatcagttactgGGAAGAACGTTGCGTCATTCTCGTAGACGTTATTCACAACGAAGATAGCAAATTGAATGTAATTCTTGACATTCTGAAATCATCTCCTGCTCCTTGGTCGGCGACTATAACGCCGCTGATGAAATATGCAAACACTGACCACCCAATAGCGGCAAAAATTTTGCTCGAACAGCGAACGCAGATCGTGAAAATCATCAAAGTTAAGTACGGTTGGCCCGCTAAAAGTCAGGGATGTCTTCGAATGCTAGCCAATCGAGTGCTGAAGATGCGCGATCCCAGTATGTTGAACGACATCAAAGAACTGACCGAATCGGCTCCGGAGATTGCTCATCCAGTGGATTTGAATGTGATGCTTCGGTTGGCCGAGTACGGAGAATTCGCTGCCTCGATCCGGTACATCGACGGATTGGCCGAACAACGAAAGCAAGACTGTTGCCGTTCCACCGTGGAAATGTTGATT CAAATACTAGACAGTACATTCGCCATTGACGCACTTACGGAAAGCTATATCGAGCTGCTGCGACTACTCCGGTCACGATGTGCACCGATGACTCAGTCCGAAATACATGACATGCTCAACATTATAAATCTACGGAAAGAGTTCAAGTTACAGGCAACTCGGGAGCAGCTAGTCGATGACAGCGATCGTCAATTGTTACTGGAAAGCGGTATCAAGTATTTGATATCGAAGATCAAAGAAGATCGCGAGTCATTTATTCCAGGATTGTTGGGTGGAATGAAACGTTTGACGGATGGTTTGTCTTCTGACTATCTAAAAGGCTTGTACGAAATATTAAAACTCATTGACAGCGTTCATGTGAGCTGTGCCATTTTGTCGAGGGTTGTCGAAATCGTCGATTTGAATCGAAACACACATGGCAACATACAGCGCCTAGTGGCCCTGGTGTTGACACAACAGATGAAGTGTTTCGTGAATTCAAATGCTAATTGGGAACTGGATCCATTGACCTACCCGTTGGCGGATAAACTACTTCGGGATTGCTATAACGAGAGCATATTTGAAGGAATGGCAAAATTAGAGCTGTTGAGATGGGTTCAATTGGGCAGTCAATACTACGAAGTCGATGTGCTAAAAGAATACGGTAAACGAGCCACGatacccgaaaaaatttttgcaaaacTTGGTGCTCTGACCAATGGGGCTAATGTTTCGGTACGAAAAAGTTGTAAACGTGATTCTCTTTCTACGTTTGATATGGTGCACACAAACGACGATGCCATGGAGGTGAGCCATAACTTAGATGATCAAGAGATGATCATTAAATGCATCGGACTAGGGCTGCAAGTGGTCGTTAGTAGCTTGAACACAAGCAAATTGGAACCACCGCATGTATACTTTCGTGAGTTGCTGACATCGATTGATGTTTCCACGATAAATTCGGAGTTCCAATCGAGTTTGGAATCCTTAGTCAAGCATAAAAAATATCCAGCAGCTGTAATGTTGGTGCAACTGGTACTTTCCTATCAAAAAGAAACAGGTGTTTTAATTCCGGCTGAATTCGctgaaaatttgaaacgaaaatcattaAAGTACTTTTTATCCCAAAAAGAACCCGATTACAATA TGGCAGTGTTTGTTCTATTGCATTGCGAACATCGCGATAAATGTCTCGAATATTTGCGTTGCAATATGCTGAACGAGTCGCAACGAGCAGCCTTCCACGCTCTGCTGGAATTCTACTATATCAATATTGGAGAAATGGAGAAGGCCGTTGAAGAGCGTGGCAACCGTACACGTTTCCGATTCTTCTATGAATTGTGTAAATTGGATCCATCGTTGAAAGCCAAGAAAACACTCTCATTCCACAGCATTACCGATCTAACCAAGGAGATGAAGAGCAAAAGTCTCAGCGTTGATCTTCTGCGGAAGATGAGTGAAAACTTTTCCTGGGATTATCAGCAGGTTCTTGTGTCGCAAATCATCACGACACTAAGCCTGCAGGAGTTGGAATTTGAAGTCAGTCAAGATAATTTCGGCAAAGAAGTGATTACTATTAAAACCTCACCTGACAGTATTCTCAGACAGTGTCAACCCTACATAAACGAAGTCACCAATCACGTCCTGTTGAGTTCAAAACTGATGAAATACGTGGAAGAAATGAACTTCTACTTCTACGAAATGTACATTTGTGTGTTAGAGATTTTCTCTCAAATTAATCACATCCAGGAGGAAATGATTATTTGGAAGAACATATTGAACTACCTGATGGACGGACTGACCATGAAACGAACACATCGTGCTGGACAGATCGAGTTGGATGCTTGGCTGAAGCTACAGCCGGACGGCGGCATGCTTCCGAAGATTGCCAAATATCGTCTACCTTTTCTGCTTCTAATTCGTCATCCATTGAAGGCACTTTTGAAGGAAGAAATTACAATCGagaattacaaaaaaatgttgGTGCTGGTTGAGCTCAAAGCTCGACTCGAAAATATGGATCCCCACGATCTGCAGGACTACTTCTGTAAATCAGCAGTCATAAATTCCATATCCGAATATAAAATACAAGCAGAGGAGCTGGCACCGGCCACGGGATGGCATCTGCAACCGGTGAACAATTCGTTTTTGCAATCG ATCCTGCGTGTGGTGGACTGTGTATCGGATCTTTCTTCGAAACTTTTCATCCTCTACTATGTGACAAACAACGCACCGGAGGGAGCCGATCAGGTGGAAGCCGCATACGAGTGTTACAAGTTCGCTTGCCAGCACGAGGATGACTTGGCCAGTAACGTCGATGCCAAAGACAAAATAGACAAAATTATACGCAAGTATCCCATTTTCAAAACGCAACATTTGCTGTTGCAGTACGGCATCAGCGATGATAAACTACTGGCACTGGTGAAGAACCCACGAGAGCTCATAAACGCACTCTACAGTGAAACGCTTCAACGCAAGGTGGACATCAACAGTTTGGTGTGTGAGATTTCCAAACTACACCAGATAGATATCGATGCTATTCAAGTAACTCTGATTCAGAAATGGCTCTCGATTTTCGGATCCGGTAACGATTCAAGCGAAAACATGGAAGAGACACTGTACGAGGACCATAACATGTCAACAGACAATTCTGATGTGGCCACTTCAGCCGATGAGTACGTGGCGAGAGCTCATTATATACTTAAAAGTTGGAACAAGGAAAAAAGTGTTCAGTTTCTAATAACACAACTTTGTACGGGCGATGCCAATATTGATGCTAAAAAGCAATTGCAAATTTATGACTGCTTTAGTAAATTAATCGATGATCAATGCATGACTTACGTAGACGTATTCAACCCGAACCACTACATAGTGCTGAAGTGCATTTACTTTCTCAAATCACTTGGTTTTAACAACCTGACTGTGAGTAAATTTGAAGAAACGGAAAAAATGGGTTTATTAAAACGCCTGTGGCAATCACATGCAACTACTTCCAAGGGACTAGAGGTTATCGCTTACATTTGCTTAGGTTATAACATCTTTGTGCCACAGATATGGAATGGAGTACTGAAGCAAATGTCGCGTACCAATATGATATCACACTTAACCATGCTACTGGATATAGTCTCGGCACGAGAACAGTTGATTACCCTTGAAGGCTATCGCATGGCTTGGGAAACGGTCATCAAAGCACCGTTCCGAAACGCTAGCCGGAATCGTTCATTCGAGGAAGATGCCGTACTGGCAAAGTCACTGATAATGCTGCAAAAGTGTCCGATTTCGGCTTCACTCAATCTCATGGACATAGCTGAGGTTTGCATCAATGCCAATCGGGTTTGCATGGCTGCGATATTAGTTCCTTATGCAAATGATACGCAGAAGCCAGCGTTGACAAAG CTAATACTCAACAACATGGAACCTACCCTGCGACAACAAATACTTGAATTAGAAGAATTTGGCATAGCATCAGTTATCACCCGAGCAGTTTTCAGTGCACTTAATTTAAACAAACAGGTTTAG